The Pedobacter cryoconitis genome has a window encoding:
- the sprA gene encoding cell surface protein SprA — protein MRNTFTLIILLIFSFWGQQAFSQINPEDRYQDTTRNNFGLKEKQRLGIRQPFNSFTPQPDNIKREVEFDAANKRYIIRERIGGRFYGPPQYLTIEEYQRLVNSEMKRDNWRTISNAETEEIRRTGVIPSLTVNNPAFEKIFGGNQISIQPRGEAELTFLGRVNKNENPLFNEQQRVQSNFDFNQRIQMDLVGNIGTKLKLNMNYNTEAQFDFENQIKLDYTGGEDDIIKKIEAGNVSLPLSTSLITGTQALFGIKTQLQFGRLNVTTVFTQQKSQSRELQISNGAQHNDFRITGDSYEANKHYFLAKFFRDNYNKAMSNAPNLLSGVNITKVEVWITNKTGNTQDSRDVLGLIDLGENQPYYAGFTGGAAFSQAPSGFALQGVRQSNDMLTKLPAGARFTNSNDIISYFQANKGTDNYAKLTYARKLADREYTFHSQLGYISLNNALNSDEVLAVVFRYTYNGVEYQVGEFSTDVPFDPNTPKVLFAKLLKNETTKTNLPTWKLMMKNIYSIGGYQISPQNFKLDIFRLDNDSGIERPVMSEGVKTMNKLWINLTGLDRLNQQNDAKPDGVFDFEAEDKPFTSTSSGVPPTTVSSIGTIGTNGNNGIAAFATNMSKGYITIDPLNGRIIFPVIEPFGRDLAAQFNPGEQNLIDKYTYTALYDSTKVVAQQLFTKQNRYIIKGGYQSQVASEFSLNSINVPEGSVKVFSGTIPLQEGVDFTVDYQGGRVSIINTGVLLSGQAIRITTENNELFGLQQRSLFGTRLDYKVNNKLNLGATYMNLSEKPLTPKVNIGEEPISNTIWGMDLNYSTSSRFLTKMVDKLPFISTKAPSKFSFSGEFAQLVPGHPSAINSLGDKGGTSYIDDFEASRSVIDLKSAIAWQISGTPQLFQEAGLTNDLAYGYNRARLAFYNIDPTFYNRTASNIPASLRNNKTELSNHYVREIIEQEVFPFKETPTGQAVSLPTLNVAFYPNKRGPYNYAPTGFNNNGDLMNPKSRWGGMFRKIETNDFQALNIEYIELWVMDPNIYKTNGAGGDLYFNIGNISEDILKDGRKSLENGLPPDGDPTKFDETNWGRVPKLQPVVQAFDNDPAARKAQDVGLDGLGDNDEKTKFAPVLSQIVPQLSPAAASELQGDPSSDNYAYFRGPQLDQENAGILKRYEKYNGTDGNSKTSQQSLDELGIDNSASTSLPDGEDVNRDNNMTQSDEYFQYKVSMRKGDLEVGKNYVTDAVTSQVKLANGQTQPVTWYQIRIPLADYQQKVGNIQDFKSIRFFRMFLTNFADTTILRFAKIQLVRGDWRKYNDQNIGTQLITDPGLNNTVTPDNSTIEVGTVNIEENGKRTPIPYVVPPGIQRELDFNNYRTNTRLNEQSLSFIVRNLRDGYGRATFKTALNDFRSYKRLEMFVHLEAIGNTVVNNGDLSAFIRIGTDNQDNYYEYSQPLVVTQPNTSDPYAIWPDANKMDIQLSLFQDIKLARNRATMPNGAMWDITKPFSYVVDGKTITIKGQPDMSQVKVYMLGVKNPLKLASDPRADDGLEKSGQIWFNELRLTEFDERGGWAAAARMNAQLADFAEVNVSGSKSTIGFGSIDKRVSERNRSDNTSFDISSNMELGKFFPKKSGIKIPTYISYSKQVSTPQYDPKMPDIELKTSLKGASAEERKIILDYSQDYTTRNSINFTNVHKERTDLTKAPKLWDVENFSGTYSFTKILHHDFINQSSIQKTYFGSLAYNYSGQSKNYRPFDKLIKSNLLTILKDINISPMPTSINFRIDVNRYYSENSLRNNDPGNSIPINTTFNKNFLITRVYAISWNLTKSLTLDFDATNYSIIDEPDGRINGLKRDTVWQNLLRLGRTTDYSHNMNITYAVPINKIPGLDWINVATRYGTNFTWNTEPLSTLRDPLINLGNTIQNARTIQINPTFNFTSLYNKIGLLKRSKSDDGGPGILLGLLTSIKNINAAYTQTKGIFLPGYTPTTDYFGIDKFSGAPGWGFVFGSQRDIREMAIKNNWITHDTLQTQLYINTMREDLSITSVIEPFRDFRITLTANKNRTMNYSSNFRYDNTSQAFRNLSPSTTGDYSISFISLGTAFSENPGSTVSKLFNQFMANRSTISQRLGAVNINSRGVSSGFADGYDKNSQDVLIAAFMAAYTGQDASKVSLNSFPKIPLPNWRVNYGGLTRWDFLGDYFKSIDLRHSYRSIYSVNGFNTLARYQETDGYVSSRDDNQNFLPFYQFSQVTIAEQFAPLIGIDTRLKNNLTANFEIGRTRLLGLSLANTQLSQLSENNMVFGLGYRTTKFRFPFGLFKQMKMDNNMDFKLDVSIRDNKTVIYRADVSTAEISSGAKNITYRPSIDYILNQRFNIKLFYDSNITKPYTSQSFNTSFSNFGFSLRITLN, from the coding sequence TTGAGAAACACTTTTACTTTAATCATTTTATTGATTTTCTCCTTTTGGGGACAACAAGCTTTCTCGCAGATAAATCCGGAGGACCGTTATCAGGACACCACCAGAAACAACTTTGGGCTGAAAGAAAAACAACGTCTGGGTATCCGTCAGCCATTTAATTCATTTACACCGCAGCCAGATAATATCAAAAGAGAGGTAGAGTTTGATGCGGCCAATAAACGTTATATCATCAGGGAAAGAATAGGGGGCAGATTTTATGGCCCACCTCAATACCTGACTATAGAGGAATACCAGCGCCTGGTTAATTCTGAAATGAAAAGAGATAACTGGCGCACAATTTCCAATGCAGAAACAGAAGAAATCAGAAGAACAGGTGTTATTCCGAGTCTGACAGTTAATAATCCGGCATTTGAAAAGATATTTGGTGGTAATCAAATTAGTATACAACCACGGGGCGAAGCAGAGCTTACCTTTTTAGGGCGTGTAAACAAGAATGAAAATCCGCTGTTCAATGAGCAGCAGCGTGTTCAAAGTAATTTTGATTTCAACCAGCGGATCCAGATGGACCTGGTTGGTAATATCGGAACAAAGCTGAAGCTGAACATGAACTATAATACCGAAGCGCAATTTGATTTTGAGAATCAGATCAAGCTGGATTATACAGGTGGGGAAGATGATATCATCAAGAAAATAGAGGCGGGTAACGTAAGCTTACCTTTAAGCACCTCGCTGATTACGGGTACACAAGCCCTTTTCGGGATCAAGACCCAATTGCAATTCGGAAGACTGAATGTAACAACTGTATTTACCCAGCAGAAATCACAATCCAGAGAATTGCAAATCAGTAATGGGGCACAGCACAATGATTTCCGGATAACCGGTGATAGTTATGAAGCCAACAAACATTATTTCCTGGCCAAATTCTTCAGGGATAATTACAATAAAGCCATGTCCAATGCACCCAATCTGTTATCGGGTGTAAATATCACAAAGGTGGAGGTCTGGATTACCAATAAAACTGGTAATACACAAGATTCCAGGGACGTTTTAGGTTTAATAGATCTTGGAGAGAACCAGCCGTATTATGCGGGGTTCACAGGCGGGGCTGCTTTTTCACAGGCGCCATCGGGCTTTGCACTTCAGGGGGTAAGACAGTCCAACGATATGTTAACTAAATTACCTGCGGGTGCGAGGTTTACGAATTCAAATGACATAATTTCTTATTTTCAGGCTAATAAAGGGACGGATAACTATGCAAAGTTAACGTACGCCCGTAAGCTTGCAGACCGGGAATATACTTTCCATTCTCAACTGGGATATATCTCACTGAACAATGCCTTGAACTCGGATGAAGTACTGGCTGTAGTTTTCCGCTATACTTACAATGGAGTAGAATACCAGGTCGGTGAATTCTCGACAGATGTACCGTTTGATCCGAATACACCAAAGGTATTATTTGCCAAGTTACTGAAGAATGAAACGACTAAAACCAATCTTCCGACCTGGAAACTGATGATGAAAAACATCTATTCTATAGGTGGTTATCAGATCAGTCCTCAGAACTTTAAACTGGATATCTTCCGTTTGGATAATGATAGTGGTATTGAAAGACCGGTGATGTCTGAAGGGGTAAAAACAATGAACAAATTGTGGATTAACTTAACCGGTCTGGATAGGTTAAATCAGCAGAACGATGCGAAGCCTGATGGAGTGTTTGACTTCGAGGCGGAGGATAAACCCTTCACCAGCACTTCCAGCGGGGTACCACCAACCACAGTCAGCAGTATTGGTACAATCGGTACGAATGGCAATAACGGGATTGCGGCCTTTGCAACAAATATGAGTAAAGGATATATTACGATTGATCCTTTGAACGGACGTATTATATTCCCGGTAATCGAACCTTTTGGTAGAGATCTGGCCGCCCAGTTTAATCCGGGAGAGCAGAATCTGATTGATAAATATACTTATACTGCACTTTACGACTCTACGAAAGTAGTCGCGCAGCAGCTTTTCACTAAACAAAACAGGTATATCATTAAAGGGGGCTATCAGTCTCAGGTGGCTTCAGAATTCAGTCTGAACTCGATCAATGTTCCGGAAGGATCTGTCAAAGTATTTTCTGGTACTATTCCTTTGCAGGAAGGTGTCGATTTTACAGTGGACTACCAGGGTGGAAGGGTAAGTATCATCAATACTGGTGTATTACTTTCTGGCCAGGCGATCAGGATTACGACGGAGAACAATGAGTTGTTTGGTTTACAGCAGCGTTCACTGTTTGGGACCAGGCTGGATTATAAAGTTAATAATAAACTGAATTTGGGGGCGACTTACATGAACCTTTCGGAGAAGCCGCTCACGCCAAAAGTAAATATCGGAGAAGAACCAATTTCGAATACGATCTGGGGAATGGATTTGAATTATAGTACTTCGTCCCGGTTCTTAACGAAAATGGTGGATAAGCTGCCCTTCATTTCTACGAAAGCTCCTTCAAAGTTCTCTTTCTCGGGAGAGTTTGCCCAGCTGGTACCCGGACACCCGAGTGCAATCAATAGTTTAGGGGATAAAGGCGGAACGAGTTACATTGATGACTTTGAGGCTTCGCGTTCGGTTATTGATTTAAAGAGTGCTATTGCGTGGCAGATTTCTGGTACACCACAACTTTTTCAGGAGGCCGGATTAACCAATGATCTTGCTTATGGATACAACAGAGCCAGGCTTGCTTTCTATAATATTGACCCTACATTTTATAACAGGACAGCCTCTAATATTCCTGCAAGTTTAAGGAACAACAAAACGGAGTTGTCCAACCACTACGTCAGGGAAATTATTGAACAGGAGGTTTTCCCTTTCAAGGAAACCCCGACAGGACAGGCCGTTTCTTTGCCAACATTGAACGTGGCTTTTTATCCGAATAAACGCGGGCCTTACAATTATGCACCTACTGGTTTCAATAACAACGGTGATCTGATGAACCCTAAATCGCGCTGGGGCGGGATGTTCAGAAAGATCGAAACGAATGATTTCCAGGCTTTAAATATTGAATATATAGAGCTGTGGGTAATGGACCCGAATATTTACAAGACGAACGGTGCTGGTGGAGATTTATATTTTAACATTGGTAATATCTCTGAAGATATTCTGAAAGATGGCAGAAAGTCATTGGAGAATGGATTGCCGCCAGATGGAGATCCAACTAAGTTCGATGAAACGAATTGGGGAAGAGTACCAAAATTACAGCCGGTAGTTCAGGCGTTTGACAATGATCCGGCTGCACGTAAAGCACAGGATGTTGGTTTGGATGGATTAGGAGATAACGATGAGAAAACCAAGTTTGCCCCTGTATTGAGCCAGATCGTTCCGCAGTTAAGTCCGGCGGCAGCCAGTGAGCTTCAGGGTGACCCGAGTTCAGATAACTACGCTTACTTTAGAGGCCCGCAATTAGACCAGGAAAATGCAGGTATCCTGAAACGTTATGAAAAATACAATGGAACCGATGGGAACTCGAAAACGTCTCAGCAATCTCTGGACGAATTAGGAATCGATAATTCTGCGTCTACTTCTTTGCCGGATGGTGAGGATGTGAACAGGGATAACAATATGACCCAGTCTGATGAGTATTTCCAGTACAAAGTATCCATGCGTAAAGGGGACCTTGAAGTTGGAAAGAACTATGTAACAGATGCAGTGACTTCACAGGTGAAATTAGCCAACGGACAAACGCAACCGGTTACCTGGTATCAGATCCGTATCCCCCTGGCAGATTATCAGCAGAAAGTAGGAAATATCCAGGATTTTAAATCCATCAGGTTCTTCAGGATGTTCCTGACCAACTTTGCAGATACAACGATCTTAAGGTTTGCTAAAATTCAATTGGTAAGAGGGGACTGGAGAAAATATAATGACCAGAATATCGGTACACAGTTAATTACTGACCCGGGATTAAACAATACAGTAACACCGGATAATTCAACAATTGAAGTAGGTACAGTAAATATTGAGGAAAATGGAAAACGTACCCCTATTCCTTATGTAGTGCCGCCGGGAATTCAAAGAGAACTTGATTTCAATAACTATAGAACCAATACAAGATTAAACGAGCAATCTCTTTCTTTTATTGTGCGGAACCTGCGTGATGGTTATGGCCGTGCAACTTTCAAGACTGCATTGAACGATTTCAGGTCTTACAAAAGACTGGAAATGTTTGTCCATCTGGAAGCTATAGGAAATACAGTAGTTAACAATGGTGACCTGAGTGCCTTTATCAGAATCGGAACAGATAACCAGGATAACTATTATGAGTATTCGCAACCTTTGGTGGTTACCCAGCCAAATACAAGTGACCCTTATGCGATCTGGCCGGATGCCAATAAGATGGATATTCAGTTGTCGCTTTTCCAGGATATTAAACTGGCACGTAACCGGGCTACTATGCCTAACGGGGCAATGTGGGATATTACCAAACCTTTCTCTTATGTAGTAGATGGTAAAACAATAACGATTAAAGGACAGCCTGATATGAGCCAGGTCAAGGTTTATATGCTTGGGGTAAAAAATCCATTGAAGCTGGCTTCGGATCCGCGTGCAGATGACGGGTTGGAAAAAAGCGGACAAATCTGGTTCAATGAGCTCCGGTTAACTGAATTTGATGAACGTGGCGGATGGGCAGCGGCGGCGAGAATGAATGCGCAGCTGGCTGATTTTGCGGAAGTCAATGTTTCGGGAAGTAAGTCAACTATTGGTTTTGGTTCTATTGACAAAAGGGTGAGCGAAAGAAACAGGTCTGACAATACTTCTTTTGATATTTCGTCCAATATGGAATTAGGTAAATTTTTCCCTAAGAAATCGGGAATTAAGATTCCAACTTATATCAGTTATTCCAAGCAGGTGAGTACGCCTCAGTATGATCCGAAAATGCCGGATATTGAGTTGAAGACTTCCCTGAAAGGGGCGTCTGCTGAAGAGCGGAAAATTATCCTGGATTATTCACAGGATTATACCACGCGTAATAGTATTAACTTTACGAATGTTCACAAAGAACGGACGGATCTGACCAAAGCGCCTAAGCTTTGGGATGTAGAAAACTTTAGTGGGACCTATTCTTTTACTAAAATCCTGCACCACGATTTTATCAATCAGAGTTCAATACAGAAAACCTATTTCGGTTCCCTTGCTTACAATTATTCAGGACAGTCAAAGAACTACAGACCATTTGATAAGCTGATCAAGTCGAATTTACTGACGATATTAAAGGATATTAACATCAGTCCGATGCCAACATCGATCAATTTCAGGATTGATGTGAACCGTTATTATTCAGAGAACAGCTTGCGGAACAATGATCCGGGAAATTCAATACCGATCAATACGACTTTCAATAAAAATTTCCTGATTACCAGGGTATACGCAATTTCATGGAACCTGACCAAGTCGCTGACACTCGATTTTGATGCGACAAATTATTCCATCATTGATGAACCAGACGGCAGAATTAATGGGCTGAAGCGTGATACGGTGTGGCAAAACCTGCTTAGACTTGGCCGTACTACCGACTATAGCCATAACATGAATATTACCTATGCTGTGCCGATTAACAAGATCCCTGGTCTGGACTGGATTAATGTGGCGACAAGATATGGGACTAACTTTACCTGGAATACAGAACCGCTTTCTACGCTGAGAGATCCGCTGATTAACCTGGGGAATACGATTCAGAATGCAAGGACAATTCAGATCAATCCAACTTTTAACTTTACGAGTTTATACAATAAGATTGGTTTGTTAAAGCGTTCAAAGAGTGATGATGGAGGGCCTGGAATCCTGTTAGGTTTGTTAACGAGTATTAAGAATATTAATGCGGCTTATACGCAGACTAAAGGGATATTCCTGCCTGGTTATACGCCAACAACAGATTATTTTGGAATTGATAAATTCTCCGGTGCACCGGGCTGGGGTTTTGTATTCGGCAGCCAGCGTGACATCCGGGAAATGGCGATAAAAAATAACTGGATTACACACGATACTTTGCAGACCCAATTGTATATCAATACGATGCGGGAAGATTTAAGTATTACGAGTGTGATTGAGCCTTTCCGTGATTTCAGAATTACGCTGACGGCCAATAAAAACAGGACGATGAATTATTCGAGTAATTTCAGATATGATAATACGAGCCAGGCTTTCCGTAACCTGAGTCCATCTACTACTGGTGATTACAGCATTTCATTTATCAGCCTTGGAACTGCATTTTCTGAAAATCCAGGAAGTACTGTTTCCAAACTGTTCAATCAGTTTATGGCAAACAGGTCAACGATCTCGCAGCGTTTAGGTGCGGTAAATATTAATTCTCGTGGTGTATCCTCAGGCTTTGCTGATGGCTATGATAAGAATTCACAGGATGTATTGATTGCTGCATTTATGGCTGCTTATACTGGTCAGGATGCTTCGAAGGTAAGTTTGAATTCTTTCCCTAAAATACCTTTGCCAAACTGGCGCGTTAATTATGGCGGGTTAACGCGGTGGGACTTTTTGGGTGACTACTTCAAGTCGATTGATCTGAGACATTCTTACCGCTCAATTTACAGTGTGAATGGATTTAATACACTGGCGCGTTATCAGGAAACTGACGGGTATGTGAGCAGCAGGGATGACAACCAGAATTTCCTTCCTTTTTATCAGTTTTCACAGGTGACGATTGCAGAGCAGTTTGCGCCGCTGATTGGAATTGATACGCGTTTGAAAAACAACCTGACTGCTAATTTTGAGATCGGGAGAACGCGTTTGCTGGGGTTAAGTTTAGCGAATACGCAGCTGTCACAATTGTCAGAGAACAACATGGTGTTTGGTTTAGGTTACCGGACTACTAAATTCAGGTTCCCTTTTGGATTGTTCAAACAGATGAAGATGGATAACAACATGGATTTCAAACTGGATGTTTCTATCCGGGATAACAAAACTGTGATTTACAGGGCGGATGTGTCGACGGCAGAGATTTCTTCGGGTGCTAAAAACATTACTTACCGGCCGAGTATTGACTACATCCTGAATCAGCGTTTTAATATTAAGCTTTTCTATGATTCGAATATTACCAAGCCATATACTTCGCAATCGTTTAATACTTCATTCAGCAATTTTGGATTTAGTTTGAGGATCACACTTAATTAG
- the ruvA gene encoding Holliday junction branch migration protein RuvA: MFDYIDGRLTFKCPAYIVVEAGGIGYHINISLNTYSSLGTAERCKIYVWLHVKEDAHTLYGFIDEGERRLFLHLISVSGIGPNTGRMMLSSITPAEIQTAIVNADLPLIQRIKGIGAKGAQRIVLELQDKLKKEGTGSLIAAPLNHTVREEALSALTMLGFAKAPAEKAIDNAIKNGGLDLTVEQMIKIALKNL, encoded by the coding sequence ATGTTTGATTATATTGATGGCAGATTGACGTTTAAATGTCCTGCTTATATTGTGGTAGAGGCGGGTGGTATTGGATATCACATCAATATATCATTGAATACCTATAGCAGTTTAGGAACTGCCGAGCGTTGTAAAATCTATGTATGGCTGCATGTGAAAGAGGACGCACATACCTTATACGGATTTATTGACGAAGGAGAACGCCGGTTATTTTTACACCTGATTTCAGTGTCTGGTATCGGGCCGAATACCGGGCGGATGATGCTCTCTTCGATTACGCCGGCCGAGATTCAAACTGCTATAGTCAACGCTGATTTACCTTTGATACAACGTATCAAAGGTATCGGTGCTAAAGGTGCACAGCGTATAGTTTTAGAGCTACAGGATAAATTAAAAAAAGAAGGTACCGGGTCGTTAATTGCCGCTCCTTTAAATCATACGGTCAGAGAAGAGGCATTATCAGCATTAACGATGCTTGGATTTGCAAAAGCGCCAGCGGAGAAAGCAATAGATAATGCAATCAAAAATGGCGGACTGGATTTAACTGTTGAACAGATGATTAAAATAGCTTTAAAGAACTTATAA
- a CDS encoding NADP-dependent malic enzyme: MSKINRKQDALDYHSQGRPGKIEVIPTKPTNSQRDLALAYSPGVAEPCLKIADNTEDVYKYTAKGNLVAVISNGTAVLGLGNIGPEASKPVMEGKGLLFKIFADIDVFDLELDTTNVDDFVKIVKALEPTFGGVNLEDIKAPECFEIERRLKEVMNIPVMHDDQHGTAIISAAALLNACELQRKKIEKIKIVVNGAGAAAISCSRLYISLGAKKENLVMCDRSGVIRDTRENLDPTKAEFATSRKLSTLAEALKDADVFIGLSSADCVTVEMLKSMARNPIVFAMANPDPEIAYELAISSRKDLIMATGRSDYPNQVNNVLGFPYIFRGALDVRATGINEPMKIAAVHAIAELAKKSVPEAVNMAYNERNIKFGKEYIIPKPMDSRLITNVSMAVAKAAIDSGIARKIITDWDAYADELKQRIGGDDAIMRAITNKAKSDPKRVVFAEADNYKILKAAQIVKDENIAIPILLGNKEVIQQIIAETALDLEGVLIIDPLEDAERMARYSESLYQKRQRKGVTLFEATKLMRNRNYFGSSMVEFGEADAMISGLTRNYASTIKPALQIIGTAEGVNRVAGMYMMMTKKGPVFFGDTTVNVNPTVQELVDLTLLLERAVAKFNIQPRIALLSYSNFGSNDGEVPQKVRQAVKILHDKHPEILVDGEMQANFAISNSLLKDNFPFSRLAESPANTLIFPNLESGNIAYKLLQELGETEAVGPILLGLKKPVHIVQLGSSVREIVNMVTIAVLDVQGKQAGEKPKRTGLLKKTSKV, from the coding sequence ATGAGCAAAATTAACAGGAAACAAGATGCATTAGATTACCATTCCCAAGGCAGGCCGGGCAAGATCGAAGTTATTCCAACCAAACCGACCAATTCACAAAGAGACTTAGCATTGGCTTATTCACCTGGAGTAGCCGAACCTTGTTTAAAAATTGCTGACAACACAGAAGATGTTTATAAATATACTGCTAAGGGAAACCTGGTGGCCGTAATTAGTAATGGAACAGCTGTTCTTGGATTAGGCAATATCGGGCCAGAAGCCTCCAAACCAGTTATGGAAGGTAAAGGTTTGTTGTTTAAAATATTCGCTGATATTGATGTTTTTGATCTGGAACTCGACACCACTAATGTGGACGATTTTGTGAAGATCGTTAAAGCGCTGGAGCCAACTTTCGGGGGTGTTAACCTGGAAGATATTAAAGCACCAGAATGTTTTGAAATTGAACGCCGCCTCAAAGAGGTGATGAATATTCCGGTGATGCATGACGATCAGCATGGAACAGCAATTATTTCTGCTGCTGCATTGTTGAACGCCTGCGAACTGCAAAGGAAAAAAATAGAGAAGATTAAGATTGTTGTTAACGGTGCGGGTGCAGCTGCTATATCTTGCAGCCGGTTATATATTTCATTAGGGGCTAAAAAAGAAAACCTGGTGATGTGCGACCGGTCAGGCGTGATCCGTGATACACGGGAGAACCTTGACCCTACGAAAGCTGAATTCGCAACTTCAAGAAAGCTGTCTACATTGGCAGAAGCACTGAAAGATGCAGATGTATTTATTGGTTTATCGTCTGCTGACTGTGTAACGGTAGAAATGTTAAAGTCAATGGCACGCAACCCGATTGTCTTTGCTATGGCTAACCCTGATCCGGAAATTGCTTACGAACTGGCGATCAGCTCCCGCAAGGACTTAATTATGGCAACTGGCCGTTCTGATTACCCTAACCAGGTGAATAATGTATTAGGTTTCCCTTATATATTCAGAGGTGCATTAGACGTAAGGGCTACAGGAATCAACGAGCCGATGAAAATTGCGGCGGTACATGCGATTGCTGAACTGGCTAAGAAATCTGTTCCTGAAGCCGTTAATATGGCTTATAACGAAAGAAATATCAAATTTGGCAAGGAGTATATCATTCCAAAACCAATGGACTCCCGTTTAATTACCAATGTTTCTATGGCAGTCGCAAAAGCGGCGATAGACTCTGGCATTGCCCGTAAAATTATTACGGACTGGGATGCTTATGCAGATGAACTAAAACAAAGAATTGGCGGGGATGATGCGATTATGCGTGCCATCACCAATAAAGCTAAATCTGATCCTAAACGTGTCGTTTTTGCAGAGGCTGATAATTATAAGATTTTAAAGGCTGCTCAAATTGTGAAGGATGAAAACATCGCTATTCCTATTTTACTCGGAAATAAAGAGGTGATTCAGCAGATTATCGCAGAAACGGCACTGGATCTGGAAGGGGTATTGATTATCGATCCTCTTGAAGATGCTGAACGCATGGCGCGGTATTCAGAATCACTTTATCAGAAAAGACAGCGTAAAGGGGTGACGCTTTTTGAAGCGACTAAATTAATGCGGAACAGGAATTATTTTGGTTCTTCGATGGTAGAATTTGGAGAGGCTGATGCAATGATTTCCGGACTGACCAGAAACTACGCTTCTACTATCAAACCTGCCTTACAGATTATAGGAACGGCAGAAGGGGTGAACAGAGTTGCAGGGATGTATATGATGATGACCAAAAAAGGGCCTGTTTTCTTTGGCGACACTACTGTAAATGTAAATCCGACGGTACAGGAACTGGTCGATCTGACCTTATTATTGGAGCGTGCGGTAGCTAAATTTAATATACAACCAAGGATTGCTTTACTTTCTTATTCTAACTTTGGTTCGAATGACGGTGAAGTTCCTCAAAAAGTTAGACAGGCGGTAAAAATATTACACGATAAGCATCCTGAGATTCTAGTAGATGGAGAAATGCAGGCTAATTTTGCAATTAGCAATTCTTTGTTAAAAGATAACTTTCCTTTTAGTAGATTAGCGGAAAGCCCGGCAAATACGCTCATCTTCCCAAATTTAGAGTCGGGGAATATTGCTTATAAATTGTTGCAGGAATTAGGTGAAACAGAGGCTGTAGGCCCAATATTATTAGGATTAAAGAAGCCTGTACATATCGTACAGCTCGGAAGTTCGGTGCGCGAAATTGTGAATATGGTAACGATCGCGGTATTGGATGTACAAGGTAAACAAGCGGGCGAAAAGCCTAAAAGAACAGGATTATTAAAAAAAACGAGTAAAGTATAA